The window GTTCAGAGCAAAAAGTAGGAATATCAAATTGATCATTAGGAATATTATCTTCCACTATTTGAATAGCTTTCTTCATAAGCTCATCTTCTACAGAAGATACGCTTACCTCTTCAGGAGTGAATAGATCTTTAGCACTAAACTTCTCCTTCAATCGCTCCTTGTAAGAAAGTAAGTTTTTAACTCTAAGCTGCAGTTCATTCACGTCAAACGGCTTGCTCAAGTAGTCATCTGCACCACTTTCTAGACCTTCAAGCTTGTAAATTAATGAAGAACGAGAAGTAAGCAGTACTACAGGGATATGACTGGTACGGACATCTTCCTTTATTTTTGAGCACAATTCAGTTCCCACCATTTTAGGCATAACTACATCACTAACTATGATGTCAGGATGATTATTAACAGCTATTTTGAACGCTTCTTCACCGTTGTCTGCCTCTAATACATTATAATGCTGTTTTAATAATTGTGCCATGAAAGACCTTAAGGAGTGATTATCCTCTACAATTAAAACAGTAGACTTTTCATCATTATTTACAAAATCTAAATTATCTATTGCATTGTTTGAGATAGCTTGCTCCGTTAAGTTTGTATAATGAGATAAATCATCGCTAAATTTAAAGTCATCAATTATTTGATTGCTTTGCAAGTGCTCCTTTCCTAGTCTTAAAGCGACTTTGAAAGATGAACCCTTTTCTAGTTGACTATTAACTTCAATCGAACCATGATGAAGATCTACTATGTTTTTAACAATATTTAAGCCTATACCAGTACCTTGATTATATGCACTAGGCCTTTCTTGATTTGCATCTACTTCATAAAATCTATCAAAGACTTTATTTTGTTTGTCGGTTGCTATTCCGATTCCAGAATCCTTAACCTCAATGAATATGTGAGCATCATCTTTAGAAATTCTTACCTTTATATCACCACCTTTAGGCGTGAATTTAAAAGCATTTGATATGAGGTTAAAAAAAACTCTTTCTAACTTCTGACGGTCATAATAAACAAGAATCTCATCGTCAGTAGTTCTAAAATCATAACTATAGTCTCCTATTTTTGCATGCTCTTCAAAACTTAAATAAATTTCTTTGATAAATTTCACTAGGTTACCTTGAGCAGCTTGTATCTCGAACTGATTCTTTTCTAGTTTTCTGAAATCCATCAATCGATTGATGAGATTGAGCAACTGCTTACCATTACTTTCTATAACTAAAAGTTTTTTATACATGGTATTAGTGCCTTTATAATCAGAAAGAATTTGCTGCAAAGGGCCTAGAATAAGAGTAAGTGGTGTTCTAAACTCGTGGGATATGTTGGTAAAAAACTGCAGCTTAGCTTCATTCAATTCACTATTGCGTTGCTGTTGTATTTGTTCAAATTTAAGTTCTTCTTGCAATAGCGTCCTTGAATTTAAAATTCTGAGTAGAAAATAAGAGGTAATAATAAAAATAAGCCCATAAGCTAGAAAAGCCCACCAACTGTACCAAGGTGCTGGTGCTGCCATAATTGATAATGTGGTAATCTCGCTCTTAATCCCGTCGCCATTAACTCCTCTCACCTCAAATTCATAATTACCAGCATTTTGAATAGCATAGGAAGCCTTATTTTCAACCGTAGAATTCCAACCTGATTCTAGACCGTTTAATCTATATTCATAGGTTTTACTAGTCAAATTATGATAACTAGGCATGGTAAACTCAATGGTGAAATTGCGCTGGTTGTGATTGATTTTTACCGCTTTCGCGAAAGCGATATTCTCCACCTCATTATCTTCCTCATTATATTTGTCGAGTTCTTCACCACTGGTTTTAAAACTAGAGATCAAGACATCTGGAGCATAAGTATCAGTCCTTAATTTGGTTGTATTGAAAGCAGAAACTCCAGAAACTCCTCCAAAAACCAACTGATCTTGAGGTAATCTTAGCACTGCATTATCACTAAATTCGTTCCCCACTAAACCGTCTTTTTGTTGATTTAAAGACAAAATTTGTAAAGATTCTTTATCCAATTTTAAAATTCCTTGATTGCTACTCATCCATAACATTCCATTTGCATCTTCTATAATGGCATGTATGGTAGATATTTCTTTATTTGCCCAATTTAAAGGTACTTTTTCAAATTCACCGTTCACTCTTCTATAAACACCTTGAGATTTTGTACCAGCCCAAATGGTTTCTTGACTATCCTGAAAAAGGTGTAGAACATCGTAGCCTGCGTCCTGTTCTTTGTTGAAAAGAAAATTACGGACATTGTCGTCTTCAATACTATTTAATCCATTCTGAGTTCCTACCCATAAAATTCCTTCATTATCAATAATCAAGGATCGAACTAAATTACTGGTTAACCCTTTTTCCCTATTCCATTGAGATATTTCTTTTAGAGAATTCTGTGAGAGCACACCTTTACCAAAGGTCCCATAATATATATAGTTCCCTGTTTTAATAATCGAGTACACTCCTACATCACTTAATTGACTGTTGAGCGCGCTTCCTACAAAGCGTTCTTTTTCCAAATCATAAATAGAAACTCCATTACTGAAAGTACCTATATGCAATTGATTGTTATCTAAATAAAGTGATTTTATATTATCTTCTACAAGCGTGCTATTCTCAGTTGTGAGGTAATCAAAGTTTTTGGTTGTAAGGTCTAGAATATTAATTCCGCCTTGCTCTGTACCTATATATAGTTTATTTTGATTTGCCTGTAAAGAGCTTACTACAGGATAATTCAAACCTTTGTTTGTGCCGTTTTGAACATAATTTTGAAAATTACTATTGGCTTCGTTCCAGATGTTTGCTCCTCCATAATAAGTCCCTACCCAAATCGAACCACTCACATCTTCATAAAGTGCTTTGACAGAGTTTTTTGCAAGACTATATGGGTCGTTAATATTATTAGTTAAATGCGTTACTTGTCCTTTATCATAAATGTAAACACCGTCATAGCTACCTATCCAAAGCCTGTCATATTTATCTAATCTTAATTTGCGTATGTCCTTTATTATAAAAGTATCATTTACTTTAAAAGAATCTATAGAGTTAGAAACAGCGTCATAAACTAAGACCCCTGAAGCGGTAGTTCCCATAAAATAACGATCCTTTCCAGCAGGTACTATATCTAAGATAGAATCATTGTTATAAGTATCATATTGTTTCACTTCATAGGTCCCATCCGTTTGTTTTTTTGCCGACCATAATCCAAAATTAGTCCCTATCAAATAAAAGGTCTCCGAGAGCTCCATGACACTATACACCACAACATCATAGTTCATATCTTCAA is drawn from Nonlabens dokdonensis DSW-6 and contains these coding sequences:
- a CDS encoding hybrid sensor histidine kinase/response regulator transcription factor; protein product: MYRILFLLLSLISITSYAQVNSYQFQHLSTAHGLSQSSAIAIEQDELGQMWIGTRDGLNVYDGHKITVFKSDGDNDNSLSSSDILSLEKDNNGQLWIGTYNGLNTYNPKTNTFKRYLKTGDKNSLASNIVQEVYATSDGNMWIGTSKGLSIYNPEQETFYNGIFEDMNYDVVVYSVMELSETFYLIGTNFGLWSAKKQTDGTYEVKQYDTYNNDSILDIVPAGKDRYFMGTTASGVLVYDAVSNSIDSFKVNDTFIIKDIRKLRLDKYDRLWIGSYDGVYIYDKGQVTHLTNNINDPYSLAKNSVKALYEDVSGSIWVGTYYGGANIWNEANSNFQNYVQNGTNKGLNYPVVSSLQANQNKLYIGTEQGGINILDLTTKNFDYLTTENSTLVEDNIKSLYLDNNQLHIGTFSNGVSIYDLEKERFVGSALNSQLSDVGVYSIIKTGNYIYYGTFGKGVLSQNSLKEISQWNREKGLTSNLVRSLIIDNEGILWVGTQNGLNSIEDDNVRNFLFNKEQDAGYDVLHLFQDSQETIWAGTKSQGVYRRVNGEFEKVPLNWANKEISTIHAIIEDANGMLWMSSNQGILKLDKESLQILSLNQQKDGLVGNEFSDNAVLRLPQDQLVFGGVSGVSAFNTTKLRTDTYAPDVLISSFKTSGEELDKYNEEDNEVENIAFAKAVKINHNQRNFTIEFTMPSYHNLTSKTYEYRLNGLESGWNSTVENKASYAIQNAGNYEFEVRGVNGDGIKSEITTLSIMAAPAPWYSWWAFLAYGLIFIITSYFLLRILNSRTLLQEELKFEQIQQQRNSELNEAKLQFFTNISHEFRTPLTLILGPLQQILSDYKGTNTMYKKLLVIESNGKQLLNLINRLMDFRKLEKNQFEIQAAQGNLVKFIKEIYLSFEEHAKIGDYSYDFRTTDDEILVYYDRQKLERVFFNLISNAFKFTPKGGDIKVRISKDDAHIFIEVKDSGIGIATDKQNKVFDRFYEVDANQERPSAYNQGTGIGLNIVKNIVDLHHGSIEVNSQLEKGSSFKVALRLGKEHLQSNQIIDDFKFSDDLSHYTNLTEQAISNNAIDNLDFVNNDEKSTVLIVEDNHSLRSFMAQLLKQHYNVLEADNGEEAFKIAVNNHPDIIVSDVVMPKMVGTELCSKIKEDVRTSHIPVVLLTSRSSLIYKLEGLESGADDYLSKPFDVNELQLRVKNLLSYKERLKEKFSAKDLFTPEEVSVSSVEDELMKKAIQIVEDNIPNDQFDIPTFCSELGVSRTMLFIKIKAWTNFTPNDFIQHFRMKRAAQLLELGTLNISEVSYKVGFRNPKYFSKCFQKAYGETPSVYAKKFSE